A section of the Spirochaetota bacterium genome encodes:
- the rsmH gene encoding 16S rRNA (cytosine(1402)-N(4))-methyltransferase RsmH, which translates to MYYHRPIMVREVLENLITDPSGSYIDCTCGEGGHSYEIVKAIDGKGILICVDKDRDILEVAKRRLSQFKNVYFINDGFENIDRIAVESGIYKFDGVLLDLGVSMYHYANKRKGFSFDSEYPLTMTYAKADKVKFTAYEVVNKFRKDELSEIIFRYGQEPMARKIAEIIVRYRDKKRIETPKELADLIKNGIKRYYKTKIHPATKTFMALRIFVNEEFEVIERFLSRVSNFIKSGGRLCIITFHSGEDKIVKTKMKELSNAGEFRILTAKPIIPTMEEVRSNPSSRSAKLRVYEKV; encoded by the coding sequence GTGTATTATCACAGGCCTATAATGGTTAGAGAGGTCCTTGAAAACCTTATCACTGATCCTTCAGGGAGTTATATTGATTGCACTTGTGGTGAAGGGGGTCATTCTTATGAGATAGTGAAAGCAATTGATGGTAAAGGTATTTTGATCTGTGTTGATAAGGATAGAGATATACTTGAAGTAGCAAAACGTAGGCTTAGTCAATTTAAGAATGTCTATTTTATAAACGATGGTTTTGAAAATATAGATAGAATAGCAGTTGAGAGTGGGATTTATAAGTTTGATGGAGTTCTTTTAGATCTAGGTGTCTCAATGTATCATTATGCTAACAAGAGAAAGGGTTTTAGTTTTGACTCCGAGTATCCACTAACTATGACTTATGCTAAAGCAGACAAGGTTAAGTTTACTGCGTATGAGGTTGTAAATAAATTCAGAAAGGATGAACTTTCGGAGATCATATTCAGATACGGTCAGGAGCCGATGGCTAGAAAAATAGCAGAAATAATAGTGAGATACAGAGATAAGAAGAGAATAGAGACGCCGAAAGAACTTGCCGACTTGATAAAAAATGGTATCAAAAGGTATTATAAAACCAAAATTCATCCTGCTACCAAGACATTTATGGCTTTGAGAATATTCGTTAATGAGGAGTTTGAGGTTATTGAGAGATTTTTGTCAAGAGTTTCTAACTTTATCAAGAGTGGTGGTAGGTTATGTATAATAACTTTTCATTCTGGGGAGGATAAGATAGTTAAAACCAAGATGAAGGAACTATCAAATGCTGGTGAGTTTAGAATACTTACTGCGAAACCGATAATTCCAACGATGGAAGAGGTTAGGTCAAATCCTTCGTCAAGGTCTGCTAAGTTAAGGGTTTATGAAAAGGTGTGA
- the dnaE gene encoding DNA polymerase III subunit alpha — translation MRDFVHLHTHTEYSLLDGASRIEDLVSRARDYGMKSVAITDHGNLFGSIHFYKTCKDLGIKPIIGVEAYLCEDMTIKEKMVRTTPDVFDKQYSHLLLLAKDIVGYKNLVKLVTRSYLDGFYYKPRVDKKLLEKHKDGIIVLSGCIAGEIPQLILKGNYKRAMEVADWYVSVFGKDNFYIEIQKHDLEEEKQLNPALVKLSKEMGLKLVATCDSHYLSKEDAESHDTLLCIQTGNKKSDTDRLKFSNDSFYFKSPDEVWKDFDELPESLINTVEISEKCNLDIPFNNKELMPKYMDGVDADEKLREIVFENLNRKFNGKIPEEYVERANYELEVVKNMGFSNYFLVVQDFVNWAKSSNIPVGPGRGSAAGALITYATGITNIDPIRYNLLFERFLNPERVTMPDIDVDVADRDRDRVIEYLSNKYGKENTANIITFGTLQAKAVIRDVGRVLGIPLHRVDEIAKSISNVDSIEEAKSLVSEVREIMTKGSDLEKEWINTAEKLEGMVRHASVHASGIVISSVPIDEYIALYRDPREGTVSTQVSAQFLEELGFLKMDILGLANLSVIQDTIQLVREIEGKEIDIDNIPLDDKKTYDLLSSGETAGVFQVESDGMKEMLKNMKPSVIEDIIAALALYRPGPLGSGMDRQYINRKHGRESVEYPHPSLEDILKETYGVILYQEQIMKIAQKICGFTLGQADNLRRAIGKKKKEIMDQMKNDFVSGAVRNGYDEKFARDLFDTIEKFAEYGFNKSHSAAYAIITYQTAYLKAHYPLEYMTALINSEIGKFEKMVSYVEESMKMGIKVLPPDVNKSKKLFYPEKTKDGFAIRYGFMGIKGFGEASADEIISDREKYGEYKTIEEFFERTISFMKRNSYEPLIKAGAMDVLYKDRMRLLSGLDKVINFFSSLSKEKEMGQNNLFVSPQNSNGGYSISSLLQDVQKIEKDTLASYEKETIGVFFSYNPMKEYWKEIRNYASFEIDYLEILPEGCPFTVMGMVSEIEKRDTIKGKIANVRITDYFGKKATLYLSVEATKEYENILADGRILIFKGVVSRNTLGKTFPKVLKLFDISSYKSDRITELHIVVSEDIQEDHLYELRKILVSNNGKCLPYIGVILNGSIEYYRLSPIYSVKPSYDITSKLRNIPGVKSFWYF, via the coding sequence ATGAGAGATTTTGTTCATTTACATACTCATACGGAGTATAGTCTTCTTGATGGAGCGTCTAGGATTGAGGATTTAGTTTCAAGAGCGAGAGATTATGGAATGAAGAGTGTTGCTATAACGGACCATGGAAATCTCTTTGGTAGTATCCATTTTTACAAGACGTGTAAGGATCTGGGTATTAAACCAATAATCGGCGTTGAGGCTTATTTATGCGAGGATATGACAATTAAGGAGAAAATGGTTAGAACTACTCCTGATGTTTTTGATAAGCAATATTCACATCTTCTTCTTTTAGCGAAGGATATAGTAGGATACAAAAACTTGGTGAAACTGGTTACAAGGTCCTACCTTGATGGTTTCTACTATAAACCTAGGGTAGACAAGAAGCTACTTGAGAAACACAAGGATGGAATTATAGTGTTGAGTGGTTGTATAGCGGGTGAAATCCCTCAACTGATACTCAAAGGTAACTATAAAAGGGCTATGGAAGTTGCTGATTGGTATGTTTCAGTTTTTGGGAAGGATAATTTCTACATTGAGATACAAAAGCACGACCTTGAAGAAGAAAAACAACTAAACCCTGCTCTCGTGAAACTTTCAAAAGAGATGGGGTTAAAACTTGTAGCAACCTGTGACTCTCATTATCTTTCAAAAGAGGATGCCGAATCTCATGATACACTTCTATGTATCCAGACAGGAAACAAAAAATCAGACACTGATAGACTTAAATTTTCAAATGATAGTTTCTACTTCAAGTCTCCAGATGAGGTATGGAAGGATTTTGACGAATTACCAGAATCTTTAATAAATACTGTTGAGATATCTGAGAAGTGTAATCTTGATATACCATTTAATAACAAGGAACTTATGCCAAAGTATATGGATGGGGTTGATGCTGATGAGAAATTAAGAGAGATTGTATTTGAAAACTTGAACAGAAAGTTCAACGGAAAAATTCCAGAAGAGTATGTAGAGAGGGCAAATTATGAGTTAGAGGTTGTGAAGAATATGGGGTTTAGCAACTACTTTTTGGTGGTTCAAGATTTTGTTAACTGGGCTAAAAGTAGTAACATACCGGTAGGTCCTGGTAGAGGTTCTGCAGCGGGAGCACTTATTACTTACGCAACAGGAATTACAAACATAGACCCGATAAGGTATAACTTGCTTTTTGAGCGATTTCTAAACCCTGAAAGAGTGACTATGCCTGATATTGATGTTGATGTTGCTGATAGAGATAGAGATAGAGTTATTGAGTATCTATCCAATAAGTATGGTAAGGAGAACACTGCAAACATCATAACATTTGGAACATTACAGGCAAAGGCGGTAATAAGGGATGTCGGTAGAGTTTTAGGGATACCACTACATAGAGTAGATGAGATCGCTAAATCAATATCTAACGTTGATAGCATAGAGGAAGCGAAGAGTTTGGTTTCTGAGGTGAGAGAAATAATGACAAAAGGTAGCGACTTGGAGAAGGAATGGATAAACACTGCCGAGAAACTTGAAGGAATGGTTAGACACGCATCAGTTCATGCTTCCGGGATCGTTATATCTTCAGTTCCAATAGACGAGTATATAGCACTTTATAGAGATCCGAGGGAGGGAACAGTTTCAACTCAAGTATCTGCGCAGTTTCTTGAGGAGCTTGGTTTTCTAAAGATGGATATACTAGGTCTTGCAAACCTCTCAGTTATACAGGATACTATACAATTGGTGAGGGAGATAGAAGGAAAAGAGATTGATATTGATAATATTCCTTTGGATGACAAGAAAACCTATGACTTGCTTTCTTCTGGGGAGACTGCCGGTGTATTCCAGGTTGAGTCTGATGGAATGAAGGAGATGCTTAAAAATATGAAGCCTTCGGTGATTGAGGATATAATCGCTGCACTAGCGTTATACCGACCGGGACCTCTAGGTTCAGGAATGGATAGACAGTATATAAATAGAAAGCATGGAAGAGAGAGTGTAGAATATCCGCATCCAAGCCTTGAAGATATACTCAAGGAAACATACGGAGTTATACTCTACCAAGAACAGATAATGAAAATTGCGCAAAAGATATGTGGTTTTACACTTGGGCAGGCAGACAATCTAAGAAGGGCAATAGGGAAGAAAAAGAAAGAAATAATGGATCAAATGAAGAATGATTTTGTAAGCGGTGCTGTTAGGAATGGTTATGACGAGAAGTTTGCGCGGGATCTTTTTGATACGATAGAGAAGTTTGCGGAGTATGGTTTTAATAAGTCTCATAGCGCTGCTTATGCAATCATAACTTATCAAACTGCATACCTTAAAGCGCATTATCCTCTTGAATATATGACTGCATTGATTAACTCTGAAATTGGTAAGTTTGAAAAGATGGTTAGTTATGTTGAGGAGTCTATGAAAATGGGCATTAAGGTTCTACCACCAGATGTCAACAAGAGTAAAAAACTCTTCTATCCAGAGAAGACGAAAGATGGTTTCGCTATAAGATATGGTTTTATGGGAATAAAGGGTTTTGGTGAGGCTTCTGCTGATGAGATAATAAGTGATAGAGAAAAGTATGGTGAATACAAAACGATAGAAGAGTTTTTTGAAAGAACTATTTCTTTTATGAAAAGAAATTCTTATGAACCTCTCATCAAGGCAGGTGCTATGGATGTCTTATACAAAGATAGAATGAGATTGCTGTCAGGACTTGACAAGGTTATCAACTTCTTTTCGTCTCTTTCTAAAGAAAAAGAAATGGGACAGAATAATCTATTCGTTTCACCTCAGAATAGCAATGGTGGATACAGTATATCTTCACTTTTACAAGATGTTCAAAAAATTGAAAAGGATACTCTAGCGTCTTACGAGAAGGAAACGATAGGTGTTTTCTTCTCATACAATCCTATGAAAGAGTATTGGAAGGAAATTAGAAACTATGCCTCTTTTGAGATAGACTACCTTGAAATACTACCTGAGGGTTGTCCATTCACAGTTATGGGAATGGTTTCTGAAATTGAAAAAAGAGATACTATAAAAGGTAAAATAGCTAATGTTAGAATTACCGATTATTTCGGTAAGAAAGCCACACTCTACCTTTCTGTTGAGGCAACAAAAGAGTATGAAAATATTCTAGCAGATGGTAGAATACTCATATTCAAAGGTGTAGTATCTAGAAATACTTTAGGCAAAACATTCCCGAAAGTTTTGAAATTGTTTGATATATCTAGCTACAAGAGTGATAGGATAACCGAACTGCATATAGTAGTTTCGGAGGATATTCAAGAGGATCATCTGTATGAATTAAGGAAAATACTAGTGAGTAATAACGGTAAATGCTTACCTTACATTGGTGTTATCTTAAATGGGAGTATAGAATACTATAGGTTGTCCCCTATTTATTCTGTTAAACCTTCTTACGACATCACATCCAAGTTGAGGAACATCCCTGGTGTAAAGTCTTTCTGGTATTTCTGA
- a CDS encoding EscU/YscU/HrcU family type III secretion system export apparatus switch protein, with translation MKKAVALKYEPSEMNAPQIVSKGVGLLAQKIIEIAEEHNIPIVKSEVVDPLISLKLRSEIPPELYSAIAEIIAYVYKLVKDSKR, from the coding sequence ATGAAAAAAGCAGTAGCGTTGAAGTATGAGCCTTCTGAGATGAACGCACCACAAATTGTCTCAAAGGGTGTTGGATTGCTAGCACAGAAAATAATTGAGATTGCAGAAGAACATAACATTCCCATTGTCAAGTCTGAAGTTGTTGATCCTCTTATATCGTTAAAACTCCGTTCGGAGATACCACCTGAACTTTACTCTGCAATAGCGGAGATTATCGCTTATGTGTATAAGTTGGTAAAGGATAGTAAGAGATAA
- a CDS encoding aminotransferase class I/II-fold pyridoxal phosphate-dependent enzyme: MNIDKVKSFIVMDILEKALEMERYGVDIIHLEIGEPDLPTPQKALEKLPEYLSKYKMGYTPSLGIQQLRESISNYYFREYKVEIPPSNIVITPSSSTGMYLMVSLLLDGGGEFIVFDPSYPCYPNFILHSGGEVVRVNVFKENNFNPDISDLKKVINSRTKGLITSSPSNPTGTLLKDDILEVLLETGLPIIVDEIYQGIVFTKPKSESSVARYFTRDGNLIISNGFSKYFSMPGWRVGWLVLPDRYIPNMQKLLQNIVISTPTPSQVLASICISECIDILDEYTSTYHQRFISAKQYLERFGFSIGYEVEGAFYIYLDMSKYTNDSYEFSKRFLEEYSVAITPGIDFGQNMTNKFVRISLTNRLENILVGLERLINMIYGYHPNPRPV; this comes from the coding sequence ATGAACATTGACAAGGTAAAGTCATTTATAGTAATGGATATATTAGAGAAAGCACTTGAGATGGAGAGGTATGGTGTTGATATTATACACCTGGAGATAGGAGAACCTGACCTTCCAACACCTCAAAAAGCACTAGAGAAGTTGCCTGAATACTTATCAAAGTACAAGATGGGATACACACCAAGTCTAGGAATTCAACAACTTAGGGAGAGTATTTCAAATTACTATTTCAGAGAGTATAAAGTTGAGATACCGCCTTCTAATATTGTTATAACTCCAAGTAGTTCCACGGGGATGTATCTTATGGTATCACTCCTTCTTGACGGTGGTGGCGAGTTTATAGTTTTTGACCCATCGTATCCGTGTTATCCAAACTTCATATTACACTCGGGTGGGGAGGTAGTGAGAGTAAATGTTTTCAAAGAGAATAATTTTAATCCAGATATAAGTGATTTAAAGAAGGTTATAAACTCTAGAACCAAAGGGCTTATAACATCCTCTCCTTCAAATCCTACTGGAACATTGCTAAAAGATGATATTCTAGAAGTGCTTCTAGAGACAGGATTACCAATAATTGTTGATGAGATATATCAGGGTATAGTATTCACAAAACCAAAAAGTGAGAGTAGCGTTGCTAGGTATTTCACTCGTGATGGAAACTTGATAATCTCAAATGGTTTCTCAAAATACTTTAGTATGCCTGGATGGAGAGTGGGGTGGTTAGTGCTTCCAGACAGGTATATACCAAACATGCAAAAACTACTTCAAAACATCGTTATATCAACTCCAACGCCTTCACAAGTTCTTGCTAGTATATGTATTAGTGAATGTATAGATATTCTTGACGAATACACTAGTACATATCACCAAAGGTTTATTTCAGCGAAACAATACCTTGAGAGGTTCGGTTTCTCAATAGGCTATGAGGTAGAAGGTGCATTCTATATCTACCTTGATATGTCAAAATACACAAATGACTCATACGAATTTTCCAAAAGATTTCTGGAAGAATACTCTGTAGCAATAACACCAGGTATAGATTTTGGTCAGAATATGACTAATAAGTTTGTCAGAATATCACTAACAAACAGGCTAGAGAATATCCTTGTGGGACTTGAGAGACTAATAAATATGATCTACGGATACCATCCTAATCCAAGACCAGTATAA
- the thiH gene encoding 2-iminoacetate synthase ThiH — translation MIVLEKKSFKDVLDRYYDWDFDTLFDNVTYDDVERALSKEYLNDHDLISLISPKAQKYIEYLARKSFRITRQFFGNVMFIYAPLYVSDHCVNACLYCGFSVFEKFKRKTLNLDEVRKEAEILRSKGIRHVLLLTGESKFVGIDYITSVVKILKEYFDEVSIEIYPMDEDDYRKVIESGAEGLTVYQETYDKDIYDKLHVFGPKKNYLYRLETPDRGGRAGFREINIGALLGLAPVRKEIFLTLKHAEYLFETYPDVEIGISFPRMRPIHNSSSFKFDIYEVSDTDMVQFISVARIFLNRIAINISTRESSEFRDNIALLGPTRMSAESSTAVGGYSQNIKSSQFDVSDERTIEEFVKMLESKGLCPTFVNWIREFNG, via the coding sequence ATGATTGTTTTAGAGAAGAAGTCATTCAAAGATGTTCTTGATAGATATTACGATTGGGACTTTGACACTCTATTTGATAATGTAACTTATGACGATGTAGAGAGAGCATTGTCAAAAGAATATCTCAATGACCACGACCTAATATCCCTTATATCACCAAAAGCACAAAAATACATAGAGTATCTCGCTAGGAAGTCATTCAGAATAACTAGGCAATTCTTTGGAAATGTGATGTTTATATACGCCCCCTTATATGTTTCAGACCATTGCGTAAATGCTTGTCTATACTGTGGCTTCAGTGTGTTTGAAAAGTTTAAAAGGAAGACACTTAATCTTGATGAAGTTAGGAAGGAAGCGGAAATATTGAGAAGTAAAGGAATAAGACATGTATTACTACTCACAGGTGAGTCAAAGTTTGTAGGAATAGATTACATAACAAGTGTTGTTAAGATACTGAAGGAATACTTTGATGAAGTCTCAATAGAGATATACCCTATGGATGAAGATGACTACAGGAAGGTCATAGAAAGCGGAGCAGAAGGCTTAACAGTATATCAAGAGACATACGATAAGGATATCTATGACAAACTACATGTCTTTGGACCGAAGAAGAACTATCTGTATAGACTAGAGACACCAGACAGAGGTGGAAGAGCAGGATTTAGAGAGATAAACATAGGAGCACTTCTTGGGCTTGCACCTGTGAGAAAGGAGATATTCCTGACGCTCAAGCATGCAGAGTATCTTTTTGAAACATACCCTGATGTAGAGATTGGTATCTCATTCCCTAGAATGAGACCTATTCACAACAGTAGTAGCTTCAAGTTTGATATATACGAAGTTAGTGATACCGACATGGTTCAATTCATATCAGTTGCTAGAATATTCTTAAACAGGATTGCGATAAACATATCAACTAGAGAATCCAGTGAATTCAGAGACAATATAGCGCTTCTAGGACCTACTAGAATGTCAGCAGAATCCTCAACCGCCGTCGGTGGATACTCACAAAACATCAAATCATCGCAGTTTGATGTATCTGATGAAAGAACAATAGAAGAGTTTGTAAAAATGCTTGAAAGTAAAGGACTGTGCCCTACTTTTGTCAATTGGATAAGAGAGTTTAATGGATAA
- a CDS encoding HD domain-containing protein — protein MDNLYTIYEYILSVNTGISFVLWFAYLSIILASISSFKTLHIPDFETQNLQKKGILSSFIIVSLITLYLANVIFERVFSDKVLYLLKNIILSLSIILSPLATRMLWIKTTKLETTMTIYGTLFVTALIMVIINSTWNIVFAKLVILVISTVVFVTESILFITINSKKLNIEDKLKGTLFALIPSILSLSTIGEFSGSILPEGLITILILSLNITISVITIRNMLEVYREYKHTMDEFSTKVKNEEKLFRWFTAMLVSILEARDPYTKGHSERVARYAYNLSKLVYNNTYIPNFLEIGALLHDIGKVGVRDEILFATSKLGYEAMEEMKNHVVIGKELLSSVSIFRDVSDIAYLHHERVDGLGYVLGLKDKDIPIPVKITTLADAFDAMNTARVYRKKLDIEVIANEIKKNLRSHFDAQIGLLFLKNINRIV, from the coding sequence ATGGATAATTTATACACAATATACGAATACATACTTTCAGTGAATACTGGGATCTCGTTCGTATTATGGTTCGCATACTTATCAATAATACTTGCATCTATATCAAGTTTCAAAACACTACATATACCCGATTTTGAAACACAAAACTTACAGAAGAAAGGAATACTATCAAGTTTTATAATAGTTTCGCTAATAACACTATATTTGGCTAATGTAATCTTTGAAAGAGTTTTTTCGGATAAAGTCCTCTATCTACTTAAAAACATAATACTATCCTTAAGTATAATACTTTCACCGTTGGCTACAAGAATGTTATGGATCAAAACAACAAAGTTAGAAACAACTATGACAATATACGGAACATTGTTCGTCACAGCATTAATAATGGTAATAATAAACTCAACTTGGAACATCGTATTTGCAAAACTGGTTATACTAGTAATCTCTACAGTTGTTTTCGTAACAGAAAGTATATTATTCATAACTATCAACTCTAAAAAATTAAACATTGAAGACAAATTGAAAGGAACTCTATTCGCATTAATTCCTAGCATATTGTCCTTGTCTACGATAGGAGAATTTTCAGGTTCAATACTACCTGAAGGTTTGATAACTATCCTAATACTTTCACTCAATATAACAATCTCGGTAATCACAATAAGGAACATGTTAGAAGTATATAGAGAATATAAACATACAATGGATGAATTCTCCACAAAGGTGAAGAATGAAGAGAAGTTGTTTAGATGGTTCACCGCTATGTTGGTATCAATACTAGAAGCGAGAGACCCTTACACTAAAGGGCATTCTGAAAGAGTAGCAAGGTATGCGTATAACTTATCAAAACTCGTTTATAACAATACATACATCCCAAACTTCCTAGAAATAGGAGCACTGCTACACGACATAGGCAAAGTAGGGGTTAGAGACGAGATTTTGTTCGCCACTTCAAAGTTAGGATATGAGGCTATGGAAGAGATGAAAAACCATGTAGTCATAGGTAAAGAACTACTGTCATCAGTAAGTATATTCAGAGATGTAAGTGATATAGCATACTTACACCACGAGAGAGTAGATGGTCTTGGATATGTTTTAGGCTTAAAAGATAAAGACATACCAATTCCTGTTAAAATAACAACACTCGCAGATGCTTTTGACGCTATGAATACAGCAAGAGTTTATAGAAAGAAACTAGACATAGAAGTAATAGCCAATGAAATAAAGAAAAATCTACGATCACATTTTGATGCTCAAATAGGTTTATTATTTCTGAAGAATATAAACAGAATTGTCTAA
- a CDS encoding ABC transporter permease, with protein MNIFGRIGRFIIHKIDYFSGVVSLSFYSLIELFKRHPYNQRLLFYQNTIRQIFFTAVQSLRAVFVVSLVLSIATISILFFQFPEVVPKEIIADVFVMVIFREIMPLFVMIIVIARSVSAIAVEIGNMTVNKEFDILVSLGIDPLFYLTLPRVLGMTISLIILTIFASFIILVLGPITLILFYEIDFNEITNLIFSKVSIFDQLLVLLKVVVAGFFMPSVASYYGFKTPTRNLVPVSANKSIMAALSLALFSSLTLSLLFYIFVFQV; from the coding sequence ATGAACATATTTGGTAGAATAGGTAGGTTTATAATACACAAAATTGACTACTTTTCAGGTGTTGTCTCATTGAGTTTTTACAGTTTAATTGAATTATTCAAGAGACATCCGTATAATCAGAGATTACTGTTTTATCAGAATACCATAAGACAAATATTCTTCACAGCAGTTCAATCATTAAGAGCAGTTTTTGTAGTGTCTCTGGTTTTGAGTATTGCTACCATTTCAATACTTTTCTTTCAGTTTCCAGAGGTAGTCCCCAAAGAGATTATTGCGGATGTATTTGTGATGGTGATATTTAGAGAAATTATGCCTTTATTTGTGATGATAATAGTCATAGCAAGGTCTGTTTCTGCGATAGCGGTTGAAATAGGTAATATGACAGTCAATAAGGAGTTTGATATTTTGGTTTCGTTAGGTATTGACCCTCTTTTCTACCTAACTCTACCTAGAGTTTTAGGTATGACAATCTCATTGATCATACTCACGATATTCGCAAGTTTTATAATTCTCGTTCTAGGACCTATAACTTTGATATTGTTTTACGAAATTGATTTTAATGAGATCACGAACCTCATATTCAGTAAGGTTTCAATATTTGACCAACTATTAGTTTTATTGAAAGTTGTCGTGGCAGGGTTTTTTATGCCTAGTGTGGCATCGTATTACGGGTTCAAAACTCCAACTAGAAACCTAGTCCCTGTATCCGCAAACAAAAGTATTATGGCGGCATTATCTCTTGCCCTGTTCTCAAGTCTTACCTTGAGTCTTCTGTTTTATATATTCGTTTTCCAAGTATAG
- the der gene encoding ribosome biogenesis GTPase Der, whose product MRLGVVSIVGRPNTGKSSLFNAIVGRGKAIVFDKAGTTIDINKEIVNLDGVEFILQDTGGYTLDSYGTDIPAKLVGRVKELLLEALEASTLILFTVEYKVVDFLDFELAKLLRKYQDKVKLVVTKVDTFNQRIQVSDDVYRLGFKSMFFVSSKTKYGFDDLLEGIKMFILERSKVKEEERESEPIKVSIVGRVNVGKSSIMNAILKSNRSLVDEEPGTTRDSVDDFVEGGGVSFRITDTAGFRRSIFKAGLIEKFGIERTKTSIQNSDVVVVVIDGSEGITSQDKKVLRYVMESYKPFIIVVNKIDLVIGIDKLGDKKEEKVYENAFKDFLSRNFEGTCNIPVIPLSAKYGYNLDKIFETVKVLYESSRKRISTGVLNRKIRELVPHLFSGELSTKLRIYYITQVDVNPPTFAVFVNKVENFKKNFEIFLKNKIAELFGFTGIGIRIIVKERERKRKKGD is encoded by the coding sequence ATGAGGTTGGGTGTAGTCTCAATAGTGGGAAGACCTAATACGGGTAAGTCTTCTCTTTTCAACGCGATAGTTGGTAGAGGTAAGGCAATCGTTTTTGATAAGGCTGGGACTACTATTGATATCAACAAAGAGATTGTGAATTTGGATGGAGTTGAGTTTATTCTACAAGACACAGGTGGATACACTCTTGATAGTTATGGCACTGATATTCCTGCTAAACTCGTTGGTAGAGTAAAGGAACTTCTTTTAGAGGCACTGGAGGCATCAACTTTAATACTCTTTACAGTTGAATATAAGGTGGTTGATTTTCTTGATTTTGAACTTGCTAAACTGCTTCGTAAATATCAGGATAAGGTAAAGTTAGTTGTAACAAAGGTTGATACTTTCAACCAGCGTATTCAGGTGTCAGATGATGTCTATAGATTGGGTTTCAAGAGTATGTTTTTTGTATCATCAAAAACGAAGTATGGATTTGATGATCTGCTTGAAGGTATCAAGATGTTTATTCTAGAGAGAAGTAAGGTGAAGGAAGAGGAACGAGAGTCAGAGCCAATCAAGGTCTCAATAGTAGGTAGGGTGAATGTTGGTAAGTCTTCAATAATGAATGCAATACTTAAAAGTAATAGGTCGTTGGTTGATGAAGAACCAGGAACTACCAGAGATAGTGTGGATGATTTCGTTGAGGGTGGGGGAGTTTCTTTTAGGATAACCGATACTGCAGGTTTCAGAAGGAGTATTTTCAAGGCTGGGTTGATTGAAAAGTTCGGAATTGAGAGAACCAAAACATCAATACAGAATTCAGATGTTGTTGTAGTGGTAATTGATGGCAGCGAAGGAATTACAAGTCAAGATAAGAAGGTTTTGAGATATGTTATGGAGAGTTATAAACCTTTCATAATAGTTGTTAATAAGATAGACCTAGTAATTGGGATTGATAAGCTTGGTGATAAGAAGGAAGAGAAGGTTTATGAGAATGCTTTCAAGGATTTCTTATCTAGAAACTTTGAAGGTACTTGCAATATTCCTGTTATTCCTCTATCGGCAAAGTATGGTTATAATCTTGATAAAATTTTTGAGACTGTTAAAGTTCTGTATGAATCTTCCAGAAAGAGAATATCTACTGGTGTCCTTAATAGGAAGATAAGGGAGTTAGTTCCACATCTTTTCAGTGGGGAGTTATCTACGAAGTTAAGGATTTACTACATTACCCAAGTTGATGTCAATCCTCCTACCTTTGCTGTATTTGTGAATAAGGTTGAAAACTTCAAGAAGAACTTTGAGATATTTCTAAAGAATAAAATAGCAGAACTATTCGGATTTACAGGTATTGGAATAAGGATTATAGTTAAGGAGAGAGAAAGGAAGAGGAAGAAGGGAGACTAA